The following are from one region of the Alicyclobacillus fastidiosus genome:
- the thiO gene encoding glycine oxidase ThiO, whose product MSTRSTAVIIGGGIIGASIAWALTKRGIDCTVLDKGAFCAEASTASAGMLCPQAEMLDNVQHLQVFAKSQAMHRPWTEELEQQSQIPVQYIQEGMYRVVFTEAEERTARAALAHAPATVEWLSAAEVLGDEPDISHDIRGAISFPLDGQLHPVYLAKSFKAALIRVGCKLVEWTPVLGLLVNGGRVYGARTAAGEFHADYTVIASGAWSSQFLAPFDFSLPIFPVKGQMLAVRHPGLSLRHTVQGPGGMIIPRSDGTFTIGVTHEETGYDKRATVEGLVQSYQSVSRFIPKVSEATFAKTWAGLRPGTPDGLPFIGPIAGIEGLLVAAGHYTVGILLAPITGEVIAQMITQEPLCVDVDAFRPDRFHDATAYH is encoded by the coding sequence GTGAGTACTCGTTCGACGGCTGTGATCATCGGTGGCGGTATTATTGGTGCTTCGATCGCTTGGGCGTTGACCAAGCGAGGAATCGACTGCACAGTCCTCGATAAAGGAGCATTCTGCGCAGAGGCTTCCACCGCGTCTGCAGGCATGCTGTGTCCGCAGGCGGAGATGTTGGACAACGTGCAACATTTGCAGGTATTCGCAAAGAGTCAAGCTATGCATCGGCCCTGGACAGAGGAGTTGGAGCAGCAGAGTCAGATTCCCGTTCAATATATTCAGGAGGGGATGTATCGTGTGGTGTTCACGGAAGCGGAGGAACGGACAGCGCGAGCAGCACTGGCGCACGCTCCAGCGACTGTGGAGTGGTTATCAGCGGCAGAGGTCCTAGGCGACGAACCGGACATCTCACACGACATCCGCGGCGCGATTTCCTTTCCTCTCGACGGACAACTGCATCCAGTGTATCTCGCAAAGTCATTCAAGGCGGCGCTCATCCGAGTGGGGTGCAAGCTGGTGGAGTGGACGCCTGTCCTCGGTCTGTTGGTAAATGGTGGCAGGGTGTATGGCGCCAGGACGGCCGCGGGCGAGTTTCACGCTGACTACACCGTCATCGCATCTGGGGCGTGGAGTTCACAGTTCTTGGCACCGTTTGACTTCTCGTTGCCCATCTTTCCGGTCAAGGGACAGATGCTTGCTGTGCGCCATCCAGGCCTCTCGCTTCGTCATACCGTTCAAGGGCCGGGTGGGATGATCATCCCGCGATCGGACGGAACTTTTACCATCGGCGTGACGCATGAGGAAACAGGGTACGACAAGCGGGCTACGGTCGAAGGTTTGGTGCAGAGCTACCAAAGTGTCAGCCGATTCATCCCTAAGGTCAGCGAAGCAACTTTCGCGAAAACTTGGGCCGGATTGCGCCCTGGAACGCCCGATGGACTTCCATTCATCGGGCCGATCGCAGGGATTGAAGGTTTGTTGGTCGCAGCGGGTCACTATACGGTCGGGATTTTGCTGGCGCCGATCACGGGTGAAGTGATTGCACAGATGATCACACAAGAGCCGTTGTGTGTCGATGTGGACGCCTTCCGACCGGATCGGTTTCACGACGCGACCGCTTACCACTAG
- a CDS encoding sugar ABC transporter permease → MTAGNVKRNRIGYYFIVPYFVAFLIFGLYPILYSLYISFTNWNGFSSPVFVGLQNYVRLIHDTAFYQSILTTLIIWIISIVPQLILALGLAILLNEKFIRGKHFFRAVFYLPNIVTPVTIGVLAALMFDWKTGSVNKILVALHIIHVPVNWLGHPFLAQVIVGGIMCWQYFGYNMLIFTAGLQSIPNEVYEAAEMDGATRFQIALRITMPMIRPVILFTAVTSVIGGMQIFDVPLMLGNTAGNSTQTMVSYLYTTGFKRFDYGYASAIAYGIFILIMVMSLVTMKLSSRKNQTVVSDRVAPVRA, encoded by the coding sequence ATGACTGCCGGAAATGTGAAGCGGAATCGAATTGGCTATTATTTCATTGTCCCATATTTCGTAGCGTTTCTAATATTTGGACTATATCCAATCTTGTACTCGCTGTATATCAGCTTTACAAATTGGAACGGTTTCAGTAGTCCGGTCTTTGTGGGGTTGCAAAATTATGTGCGTCTGATTCACGATACGGCGTTTTACCAGTCCATTCTTACGACACTCATCATTTGGATCATCTCGATCGTGCCTCAACTCATTCTCGCACTTGGATTAGCCATTCTCCTGAATGAGAAGTTTATCCGGGGCAAGCACTTCTTCCGAGCGGTGTTTTACCTGCCAAACATTGTGACGCCGGTCACGATCGGTGTTTTGGCTGCGTTGATGTTCGATTGGAAAACCGGCAGCGTGAACAAAATTCTCGTCGCTTTGCACATCATTCACGTACCTGTAAATTGGTTGGGTCATCCGTTCTTGGCGCAGGTGATTGTTGGGGGGATCATGTGTTGGCAGTATTTTGGGTACAACATGTTGATCTTTACTGCGGGTTTGCAGTCTATCCCCAATGAGGTGTATGAGGCAGCAGAAATGGATGGAGCCACCCGTTTTCAGATTGCACTCAGAATCACGATGCCGATGATTCGCCCTGTTATCCTCTTCACGGCAGTGACTTCGGTCATTGGTGGGATGCAGATCTTCGACGTGCCTCTCATGTTGGGAAATACCGCAGGAAACTCCACGCAAACGATGGTTTCGTATCTCTATACCACAGGTTTTAAACGTTTTGACTATGGGTACGCATCTGCCATTGCGTATGGTATTTTCATTCTCATTATGGTGATGTCTCTCGTGACGATGAAATTGTCTTCTCGGAAAAATCAAACCGTTGTCAGCGACAGAGTGGCCCCAGTTCGGGCGTAG
- a CDS encoding MBL fold metallo-hydrolase has protein sequence MVRLIGDLHVVAGSSLTHPWDASAYFIAGDEPVLIDCGSVRGYPKLKENLRQLGYEPKDIRKVIATHGHWDHVSGLAELRKESDAQFYIHADDKQAVETGDFDLTAAFLYNESFPPIKFDQTLADGDTLKLGRYEFQVMHTPGHSPGSICLYGLVEGMRLLIAGDTLWGGFHPRVHSSLEAWAVSLDRLLELDFEVTTWGHGAPSLIYEAKEKAFEARQQLGVYFNPWFKPFHTQFKY, from the coding sequence ATGGTACGTCTCATCGGAGATTTGCATGTGGTGGCAGGCAGTTCCTTAACGCACCCGTGGGATGCAAGCGCCTATTTTATCGCAGGCGACGAACCAGTATTGATCGATTGTGGGAGCGTTCGCGGATATCCGAAGCTCAAGGAGAACTTGCGGCAATTGGGATACGAGCCCAAGGATATTCGAAAGGTGATTGCCACACACGGGCATTGGGACCATGTTTCGGGTCTCGCCGAGCTGCGCAAGGAGAGCGACGCACAGTTCTACATTCATGCAGATGACAAACAGGCTGTCGAGACAGGGGATTTCGATCTCACGGCAGCGTTTTTATACAATGAGTCATTTCCGCCAATCAAGTTTGATCAGACATTGGCAGACGGAGACACGCTCAAGCTCGGGCGTTATGAATTTCAAGTGATGCATACACCGGGCCACTCACCTGGAAGCATTTGTTTATATGGGTTGGTCGAAGGTATGCGTTTGTTGATCGCAGGGGACACGCTGTGGGGCGGTTTTCATCCACGTGTTCATTCGAGTTTAGAGGCGTGGGCCGTTTCGCTGGACAGATTGTTGGAGTTGGACTTTGAGGTGACGACGTGGGGGCACGGGGCGCCGAGCCTCATTTATGAAGCGAAGGAGAAAGCCTTTGAAGCGCGCCAACAGTTAGGGGTCTACTTCAACCCATGGTTCAAACCGTTTCACACCCAATTTAAATATTGA
- a CDS encoding carbohydrate ABC transporter permease, with product MAMAQSDQFESRQPSSVEEIRKLDRSYFVKRMVGRVIVYAILIFLTMVCLLPFYSMIISATHSNSDIATKLLLLPGGQLLANYHRLMQTVNVWRGFGNSIVIAVSSTVLSLYFSALTAYGFAKYRFKGSKLLFGSVLASMMVPGQLGIIGFFQLMHGFHMLNTYWPLILPSIANAFGVFFLKQICDESITDELIEAARIDGASEVRIFHRLALPLLMPGMSALAIFFFIGNWNSFLNPLIILFDNNLQPLPVMIAMTQGSNFTDYGAQYVGVAISVVPIIIVFAILSKRIIGGLSVGSLKG from the coding sequence ATGGCGATGGCCCAATCAGATCAGTTCGAAAGCAGACAGCCGTCCAGCGTTGAAGAGATTCGAAAATTGGACCGTTCCTACTTTGTGAAGCGCATGGTGGGTCGTGTAATCGTTTATGCAATCCTGATTTTTCTCACGATGGTGTGTCTACTGCCGTTTTACAGCATGATAATTTCGGCTACTCACTCCAACAGCGATATTGCCACCAAGTTGTTGTTGTTGCCTGGCGGACAGCTGTTAGCTAATTACCACCGACTGATGCAGACCGTGAATGTGTGGAGGGGATTTGGCAACAGCATCGTCATCGCTGTATCGTCGACCGTCTTATCGCTATATTTTTCGGCATTGACCGCATATGGGTTCGCCAAATATCGGTTCAAAGGGTCGAAACTCCTGTTTGGTTCCGTGCTCGCTTCGATGATGGTCCCAGGACAGTTGGGTATCATTGGGTTCTTCCAGTTGATGCATGGATTCCACATGTTAAATACGTATTGGCCATTGATTCTTCCGTCGATTGCCAATGCGTTCGGCGTCTTCTTTCTCAAGCAAATTTGTGATGAGTCCATTACCGACGAACTTATCGAGGCGGCGAGAATTGACGGCGCAAGCGAAGTGCGTATCTTCCACAGATTGGCCTTGCCGTTGCTCATGCCAGGGATGTCAGCGCTTGCAATATTTTTCTTCATCGGCAATTGGAACAGCTTCCTGAATCCGCTCATCATCTTGTTTGACAACAATCTGCAGCCGTTGCCAGTGATGATCGCAATGACACAGGGGTCGAACTTTACGGATTACGGCGCGCAGTACGTCGGCGTGGCTATCTCTGTCGTACCGATCATCATCGTGTTTGCAATCCTTTCCAAGCGGATTATCGGCGGGCTGTCCGTGGGATCGTTAAAAGGGTGA
- a CDS encoding Sip1-related alpha-galactosidase: MFRVVEEQGTLTVLHHDRPLLRKMTVWTTSDGDGSGQLTLQAVSLEQGAGRLGEEASYTCAYADSTGQSVVTLTFHSSANTLSARVDAVLPSESAIKRHKHYDAWRAIVIRVGDIGEVSGLVASYQHKDWWTRPSFHPDIRKLPPRTQSLLWQARHGNAYLLPVCDDVYRTDLSGTNDGLEIRLFSADGGHNACHSLAFVLGAGDDPFQLVEDTTRTAAKRLNVPVPHRLEKRYPEVFEYLGWCSWDAFYHEVNQTGVLAKVQELISFGVPVKWLMIDDGWLSVRRERLHALVPDEHKFPNGFGELTEQLKGQYGISWVGVWHTLFGYWGGIDEESPLARDAQPYLYATDNGHTVPYPDPVKGFGFWNMWHKRLREQGIDFVKVDGQSGVQNFFAHSMAVGKAAAHSHAALEASVATHFCTTVINCMGMAAENFWHRPISAVSRSSDDFVPNEEGSFVEHVLQNVYNSVYHGQLYWGDWDMFWTVHPQSVHHAVLRAVSGGPIYVSDPVGKTDPQNIWPLILNDGRILRCDQPGLPTADCLFTDPRDSGRPLKVWNTANGSGVVAAFHLGEQDAVVSGQVGPQDISGLSGQRFAIYDHFQRTVQFVDRDQRIDFALAADEFALYLVVPVEHTCEPLGLIDKYISSAAISYTHHASDRTLVCLAGGGTFAFLSQSVPKAVRVNGCEQEVTLLGPDSGLYVVDCQKASGQVEVEVLYPAGGES; this comes from the coding sequence ATGTTTCGAGTCGTTGAAGAACAGGGCACACTCACGGTGTTGCACCACGACCGTCCGCTGCTTCGCAAAATGACTGTTTGGACGACGTCAGATGGAGATGGCAGTGGGCAGTTGACGCTGCAGGCGGTAAGCCTCGAGCAAGGCGCGGGCCGACTCGGTGAAGAGGCTTCGTACACGTGTGCCTATGCGGATTCTACTGGTCAGTCGGTTGTCACATTGACCTTCCATTCGAGTGCGAATACCCTTTCTGCACGCGTTGACGCAGTACTACCCAGTGAGTCTGCGATTAAGCGACACAAGCATTACGATGCGTGGCGGGCGATTGTCATTCGGGTGGGGGACATTGGCGAAGTATCCGGGCTCGTCGCGAGCTATCAGCACAAGGATTGGTGGACGCGCCCAAGCTTTCATCCGGATATTCGCAAATTGCCGCCGCGGACGCAGTCTCTTTTGTGGCAGGCAAGGCACGGTAATGCCTATCTGCTGCCTGTGTGCGATGACGTGTACCGCACCGACTTGTCTGGAACAAATGATGGCCTTGAAATCCGGCTTTTTTCCGCGGACGGTGGGCATAACGCGTGTCATTCGTTGGCGTTCGTCCTCGGTGCTGGCGACGACCCCTTTCAACTCGTCGAGGACACGACGAGAACGGCGGCGAAGCGCCTGAATGTCCCCGTCCCTCACCGGCTGGAGAAGCGCTATCCTGAGGTCTTTGAGTACCTTGGCTGGTGTAGTTGGGATGCGTTTTACCACGAAGTGAACCAAACAGGCGTCCTGGCCAAAGTGCAGGAGCTCATCAGCTTCGGGGTACCTGTGAAATGGTTGATGATCGACGATGGATGGTTGAGTGTTCGGCGCGAAAGGCTGCATGCGCTTGTGCCAGATGAGCACAAATTCCCAAATGGGTTCGGGGAGCTCACTGAGCAGTTGAAAGGACAATACGGGATCTCTTGGGTTGGCGTTTGGCACACGCTCTTCGGTTATTGGGGCGGCATCGACGAAGAGAGCCCGCTGGCGAGAGACGCGCAACCCTATTTATACGCCACCGACAACGGCCATACCGTCCCCTACCCCGATCCGGTCAAGGGATTTGGCTTTTGGAACATGTGGCACAAGCGACTGAGAGAGCAGGGGATCGACTTCGTCAAGGTCGACGGCCAGAGTGGGGTGCAGAACTTTTTTGCGCACAGCATGGCGGTGGGGAAGGCTGCTGCCCATAGCCACGCAGCATTAGAGGCGTCTGTTGCCACGCACTTTTGCACCACCGTGATCAACTGCATGGGCATGGCGGCCGAGAACTTCTGGCACCGTCCGATATCCGCCGTGTCGCGCAGCAGCGATGACTTTGTCCCGAACGAAGAGGGCAGCTTTGTCGAACATGTGCTTCAAAATGTGTATAACTCCGTCTACCACGGTCAACTGTATTGGGGCGACTGGGACATGTTTTGGACAGTTCATCCACAAAGTGTGCACCACGCCGTGCTTCGGGCGGTGAGCGGAGGGCCAATCTACGTGAGCGATCCGGTCGGTAAAACGGATCCCCAAAACATTTGGCCGCTGATCCTGAATGACGGACGCATCCTTCGTTGTGACCAGCCTGGTCTGCCTACGGCGGATTGCTTATTCACAGACCCGCGCGACAGTGGCAGGCCGCTGAAAGTGTGGAACACGGCAAACGGCAGCGGGGTTGTTGCCGCGTTTCATCTCGGTGAACAGGATGCCGTTGTGTCTGGTCAAGTAGGTCCGCAGGACATCTCGGGGCTGTCGGGGCAGCGCTTTGCGATTTACGACCATTTCCAACGCACTGTACAGTTCGTCGACAGAGATCAAAGGATCGATTTTGCGCTCGCGGCCGATGAGTTTGCACTCTACCTCGTCGTTCCCGTGGAACACACATGCGAGCCGCTGGGTCTTATCGATAAGTACATCTCGTCTGCCGCCATCAGCTACACCCATCACGCGAGCGACAGGACTTTGGTTTGTCTCGCCGGCGGCGGCACGTTCGCATTTCTTTCGCAATCAGTACCAAAGGCGGTTCGCGTCAATGGATGCGAGCAGGAGGTCACCTTGCTAGGACCTGACTCTGGACTCTATGTTGTCGATTGCCAGAAGGCGAGTGGTCAGGTGGAGGTGGAAGTCCTCTATCCTGCGGGTGGTGAGTCGTGA
- a CDS encoding glycoside hydrolase family 2 TIM barrel-domain containing protein, protein MGATRILLNGTDWEMKGFIGLDWLSRRVHMLDNQDTRGWKQATVPGSVHYDLWQNGEIPDPYFGQNSLLMEWVPERTWVYRKTFRMNPVERDHRVFLHFEGIDYSAQLFLNGKDLGVHEGVFVPIHVDVTDELYYGEDNYLAIIIMPAPDEQPQVGRTSLVHTHKSRMTYWWDFCPRMIHVGVWDQVYLEVTGPLQLTDVWVNPTYDVKADRARIAVRAEVAGHVPHVAKVQVKMSYQGEVVWQSIESFSSSPQTRSIDLSTELSQPALWWPNGYGEPALYDVEVTLYAGSVQSDVRNVSIGIRDIQLIPNEGVDESARPYTFVVNGVKVYIQGWNWCPMDVLYGVERPNKLNHLLNLVKNANVNLLRVWGGGLIEKEAFYRWCDSHGIMVWQEWIQSSSGVENKPSDLPEFIDMMVDQAQRIVPRRRNHPSLVLWCGGNELQDLNGIPLSDDEPVLGALRDVVRTLDPTRQWLPTSPTGPRFMNSLDNIRECPEGLHDVHGPWEHQGLTAQYTLYNQGTSLFHSEFGVEGIANRRTIDRTIAKQDQWPANRDNPVFDHRGSWWINEPFVQACFGSIGDLRQLTFASQFLQAEGLRYALESNRRRAFRNSGSIPWQFNESYPNAFCTAAVDYFGVPKPAYYAVARAYRPIQISAKFASQVLAEYDRFEADVWLTNSTGSATEPCRVEVRVVGVDGHCYGSEAYDVLVDGRYVQQLRSLRMPMSEILADVFFLDLAVIANDSTTLATNRYVFSKTTTLAPLQALRDTTLAVQRVEDGLHAYCVRVENTGETAALMVVLDHQLPLGTDQFVRFQDNAFHLLPGETRVVAMDKDVGLDGLNIRVEAWNVNALSVQLEPSLATAPRGGSYVSSR, encoded by the coding sequence GTGGGTGCCACCCGAATTTTGCTAAACGGTACGGATTGGGAGATGAAGGGGTTCATTGGCCTCGATTGGTTATCACGCAGGGTTCACATGCTGGACAACCAAGATACGCGAGGTTGGAAACAGGCGACCGTGCCAGGGTCAGTCCACTATGACCTCTGGCAGAACGGTGAGATCCCTGACCCGTATTTCGGGCAGAATAGCCTCCTCATGGAATGGGTTCCAGAACGGACATGGGTATATCGGAAGACATTTCGGATGAATCCCGTCGAACGAGATCATCGCGTGTTTCTTCATTTTGAAGGGATCGATTACTCAGCTCAACTCTTCCTCAATGGCAAAGACCTGGGGGTGCACGAGGGGGTGTTCGTTCCCATCCACGTCGATGTGACGGATGAGCTTTACTACGGTGAGGACAACTACCTCGCCATCATCATCATGCCCGCCCCTGACGAGCAGCCACAGGTGGGAAGGACGAGTCTGGTTCACACGCATAAGAGCAGAATGACCTACTGGTGGGACTTCTGTCCACGTATGATCCATGTCGGGGTTTGGGACCAGGTGTATTTAGAGGTCACTGGCCCCTTGCAGTTGACCGATGTGTGGGTAAACCCGACGTATGACGTGAAAGCGGATCGCGCTAGGATCGCTGTTCGTGCCGAGGTCGCTGGTCATGTGCCGCACGTCGCTAAAGTGCAGGTAAAGATGTCGTATCAGGGCGAAGTCGTTTGGCAATCGATCGAGTCGTTTAGCTCGTCACCTCAAACGCGCTCGATAGACCTGTCCACGGAGCTCTCGCAACCTGCGTTGTGGTGGCCAAACGGTTATGGTGAGCCAGCGCTCTACGACGTTGAAGTCACCCTGTACGCAGGCTCGGTTCAATCAGATGTTCGCAACGTGTCAATCGGCATTCGTGACATCCAACTGATTCCGAACGAAGGAGTGGACGAGTCGGCTCGGCCGTATACGTTTGTCGTCAACGGCGTGAAGGTCTATATCCAAGGGTGGAACTGGTGCCCGATGGATGTCCTGTACGGTGTTGAACGGCCAAACAAGTTGAACCACCTTCTGAACCTGGTGAAGAACGCTAACGTCAATTTGTTGCGGGTCTGGGGTGGAGGTCTCATCGAGAAAGAAGCGTTTTATCGATGGTGTGACAGCCACGGAATTATGGTCTGGCAAGAATGGATTCAGTCGAGTTCTGGGGTGGAGAACAAACCGTCCGACCTGCCGGAGTTTATCGACATGATGGTCGACCAGGCGCAGCGTATCGTGCCTAGGCGCCGCAACCACCCATCGCTCGTGTTGTGGTGCGGCGGGAACGAGTTACAGGATCTGAACGGTATTCCACTGTCGGATGACGAACCAGTCCTGGGTGCGCTGCGAGACGTCGTTCGCACGTTGGACCCAACGCGCCAATGGTTGCCAACGTCGCCAACGGGTCCGCGATTTATGAATAGCCTTGATAATATCCGGGAATGTCCAGAGGGATTGCACGATGTGCATGGCCCTTGGGAACACCAGGGACTCACCGCGCAGTACACCTTGTACAACCAGGGGACTTCGCTGTTTCACAGTGAATTCGGCGTGGAAGGAATTGCAAACCGGCGGACGATCGACAGAACGATTGCGAAGCAGGACCAATGGCCAGCGAATCGAGATAATCCCGTCTTTGACCACCGTGGGTCCTGGTGGATCAACGAGCCGTTTGTCCAAGCGTGTTTTGGCTCGATTGGGGACCTTCGCCAGCTCACGTTTGCCAGTCAATTTCTTCAGGCTGAAGGGCTTCGCTATGCGCTTGAGTCGAATCGGCGGCGGGCGTTTCGAAACAGTGGCTCGATCCCATGGCAATTTAATGAATCCTATCCGAACGCGTTTTGCACAGCCGCAGTGGATTATTTTGGCGTGCCAAAACCGGCGTACTATGCTGTCGCTCGGGCGTATCGGCCAATTCAGATCAGCGCGAAGTTCGCGTCTCAAGTGTTGGCGGAGTATGACCGGTTTGAAGCCGATGTCTGGCTGACCAATTCCACAGGATCAGCTACTGAGCCGTGTCGGGTCGAAGTCAGAGTAGTGGGGGTGGATGGCCACTGCTATGGTTCCGAGGCTTACGACGTTCTTGTCGACGGACGCTACGTCCAGCAACTGCGTTCACTTCGCATGCCGATGTCTGAGATTTTAGCAGATGTATTCTTTCTCGATCTCGCCGTCATAGCGAATGACTCGACGACGCTTGCAACGAATCGCTATGTATTCAGCAAGACGACGACGCTTGCACCGCTCCAAGCGCTTCGCGATACGACACTCGCCGTGCAGCGAGTGGAAGACGGTTTGCATGCGTACTGTGTCCGGGTGGAGAACACAGGGGAGACAGCCGCACTCATGGTTGTGCTGGACCACCAGTTGCCGCTTGGTACGGATCAATTTGTACGTTTTCAGGACAATGCGTTTCATTTGTTGCCAGGCGAAACGAGGGTCGTTGCGATGGACAAAGACGTCGGCCTAGACGGTTTGAATATCCGCGTGGAAGCCTGGAACGTCAACGCGTTGTCCGTCCAACTCGAGCCATCGCTCGCGACTGCTCCTAGAGGAGGTTCCTATGTTTCGAGTCGTTGA
- a CDS encoding ABC transporter substrate-binding protein has translation MKIKNTMVCGMMATALVVGAVGCGQSQSTSGSNASGSDSSKQITLTQWTYYAPAKLAAQAFEKEHPNIHINVKVFPGNDYETKLQTALSTGTDVPDIFDMDMGYIGQFINTPYLANLSSMGANQLVSGQIPYVAAGGKDSQGNVKAITDTSSPGGFWFRKAAAKKWLGTDDPNKVSQMVSSWPKIIQLGEKINKESGGKVHLLDTDGDVMAVEEYHMQHFVQNGKLVIDPGWTNVLDTMREIYQNNVEADLASFSPGWGSALNDHSQNGSAILFAAPSWAGFMINTKNNAANGQYGLAQAPEGYYEGGRYAAIYAKSPNEQAAYEFLKFLASDDWQKQNLSTGNMPANKSVYQKNMNTYTIPFYGDEKVLKPYYNISMNVPAQAPDAYNEDIISMFGKLATTMLSEKKSDQWVFDQLKQQVKQAYPEVQVN, from the coding sequence ATGAAGATTAAAAATACCATGGTATGCGGCATGATGGCGACCGCTCTGGTAGTGGGGGCGGTTGGTTGCGGGCAGTCGCAGTCTACGTCGGGATCGAATGCGTCCGGATCCGATTCATCGAAGCAGATCACCTTGACCCAGTGGACGTATTACGCGCCAGCGAAACTCGCGGCTCAAGCGTTCGAGAAGGAACATCCAAACATCCATATCAACGTGAAGGTGTTCCCTGGAAACGATTATGAGACCAAGCTCCAAACCGCTCTGTCGACGGGTACGGATGTGCCGGACATCTTCGATATGGACATGGGGTACATTGGGCAATTCATCAACACACCGTATTTAGCGAACTTGTCGTCGATGGGGGCCAACCAACTGGTGTCCGGTCAGATTCCGTACGTGGCAGCTGGCGGGAAGGACAGCCAGGGCAACGTGAAAGCGATCACCGATACGTCGTCACCGGGCGGTTTTTGGTTTAGGAAGGCAGCTGCAAAAAAATGGCTGGGAACGGATGATCCAAACAAGGTCTCGCAAATGGTGAGTAGTTGGCCGAAAATTATTCAATTGGGTGAAAAGATCAACAAGGAGAGCGGTGGCAAGGTACATCTGCTCGATACCGACGGAGATGTCATGGCGGTCGAAGAGTACCACATGCAGCACTTTGTGCAAAACGGAAAGCTCGTCATCGATCCAGGCTGGACGAACGTGCTGGACACCATGCGCGAGATTTACCAAAACAATGTGGAAGCGGACCTCGCGTCATTTTCTCCAGGGTGGGGTTCAGCTCTGAATGACCACTCGCAAAACGGCAGCGCGATTCTGTTCGCGGCGCCTTCATGGGCTGGATTCATGATCAATACGAAGAACAATGCGGCCAACGGACAGTATGGTCTTGCCCAAGCGCCGGAGGGCTACTATGAAGGTGGTCGTTACGCCGCCATCTATGCCAAATCGCCAAATGAACAAGCAGCTTACGAGTTCCTGAAGTTCCTGGCGAGTGACGATTGGCAAAAACAAAACCTCTCGACAGGGAACATGCCTGCCAACAAGAGCGTCTATCAGAAAAACATGAATACCTATACCATTCCGTTTTACGGCGATGAAAAGGTGCTCAAGCCGTACTACAACATCTCGATGAATGTACCTGCACAGGCACCAGATGCGTATAACGAAGATATTATCTCGATGTTTGGCAAATTGGCCACCACTATGTTGAGTGAGAAGAAGTCAGATCAGTGGGTGTTCGACCAATTGAAACAACAGGTGAAACAAGCCTACCCTGAGGTGCAAGTGAACTAA
- a CDS encoding D-lyxose/D-mannose family sugar isomerase codes for MISAKQSEVIRGRSREILQSAGVVITDEEAASMEVADFGLDDIECNGLQLVIYKNTPRYCAKELVLLPGQTCPEHRHPPLSDGNPGKEETFRCRFGQVYLYVEGTPTPERQCTPPEVGKAYFTVWHEIALKPGEQYTIAPNTKHWFQAGNDGAVVTEFSSQSFDEYDIFTNPNIHRVP; via the coding sequence GTGATCAGTGCCAAACAATCCGAAGTGATTCGCGGCCGTTCGAGGGAGATCTTGCAAAGCGCAGGTGTTGTGATCACCGATGAGGAAGCGGCCTCGATGGAAGTCGCCGATTTTGGTCTAGATGACATCGAGTGCAATGGGCTTCAACTCGTCATTTACAAAAACACCCCCAGATATTGTGCCAAAGAGCTCGTTTTACTGCCGGGACAAACGTGTCCTGAACATCGGCATCCACCTCTATCAGACGGGAACCCAGGCAAAGAAGAGACGTTTCGGTGTCGTTTCGGGCAAGTGTACCTATATGTCGAAGGAACGCCAACGCCAGAGAGGCAGTGTACTCCGCCTGAAGTCGGCAAGGCGTATTTTACGGTGTGGCATGAAATTGCCCTGAAGCCTGGAGAGCAGTATACCATCGCACCAAACACCAAGCATTGGTTCCAGGCGGGGAACGATGGAGCAGTAGTCACCGAATTTTCCTCGCAAAGCTTTGACGAATACGACATTTTTACCAATCCGAACATCCATCGCGTGCCCTAG